From a region of the Lactuca sativa cultivar Salinas chromosome 4, Lsat_Salinas_v11, whole genome shotgun sequence genome:
- the LOC111885671 gene encoding 60S acidic ribosomal protein P1 yields the protein MSIGELGCTYASLILCDDNIPVTAEKITTLLKAANVHAESYWPALFAKLAEKQNILDLISNVGAGGGGGGGGAPAVAAPAAGGAAAAAPVAEEKKEEPKEESDDDMGFSLFD from the exons ATGTCGATCGGAGAGCTTGGTTGCACTTACGCCTCTTTGATTCTTTGCGATGATAACATTCCTGTCACG GCTGAGAAGATCACCACCCTTTTGAAGGCAGCTAATGTCCATGCTGAATCCTACTGGCCAGCTTTGTTTGCTAAGCTTGCAGAGAAGCAAAATATTTTGGACCTCATTTCAAATGTTGGTGCTGGTGGcggcggcggcggtggtggtgcaCCAGCGGTAGCTGCTCCTGCTGCTGGAGGTGCAGCAGCAGCTGCACCTGTTGCAGAAGAAAAGAAG GAAGAGCCAAAGGAAGAGAGTGATGATGATATGGGATTTAGCTTGTTTGATTAG